The genomic window GCATATTGTTCATCCTCGCACGGCTCGGGAAGGCGAATCATCACATAGTTCGCAGGGAAGAAGCAAACGGATGACGCTGCATCGATAGGTAGGTCGGGGTGAATTGGAGATATGCGCTGCAGGGCGCGAAATCGTTGAAGCAGCCTTCAGGATTTTTCATTCGAGTGAGGTGCTGCCCCGGGTCGTGGTTTGTGCAAATGAATGTCGGTCAAAGCATTGTTGACCCGTTGAAGAAAAGTAGCCGGCGAGGTTGAAGCCTGGGAAGCAACAGCCTCGCGAGCTTTCCTTAGATGTTGATTGACAGATAGTGGCCCGTGCGCCAGGCACGGGACCAGTCGGCGTTTGTTCCGTTGCGCGCCATCCGTCGCCTTGTCGTTATCAGTTTTTCCGAAAGACCCTCCCAGCTCCGTTTGAGCCTATGATGGCCAAGCCAATTTTTGTCTCCAAATTTGTCCGCCCTTCTTCGTCCATGTTGCGCTCCCCGAAATCCGTTTGAGCAAACTTGACCCAGCGAAAAAAACAATGGCGGCGATTGGAACCCTTGTCTTCTGTACCGACTGCGGTAATCTCCTGCCCGCGACCAAGGGCACGCAGAGAAACGTGTTGCGTTGCGAGTGCTGCGGTGCCGAGAATAAGGGTAAGTTTGCTTCCCAAGCTGCAGATTGATTGTCTTTTTGGCGGCATTTCTCACGCGTACTCGCAGATACCGGCTCCAAAGTTACTGTCACGCAAACAAAGCCCTCCGATTTCCCATCTTTTCTGAGACAGAAGCTGCAGTCGAGCGTGCAGGCCGT from Fusarium falciforme chromosome 2, complete sequence includes these protein-coding regions:
- a CDS encoding DNA-directed RNA polymerase subunit; the protein is MAAIGTLVFCTDCGNLLPATKGTQRNVLRCECCGAENKDTGSKVTVTQTKPSDFPSFLRQKLQSSVQAVEKHNLQTESTVHEKCPKCGREEVKYTTVQLRSADEGSTVIYNCECGNSWHENN